GAGGCACTCCAACCTGGTCAACGGCAAGGAGTTCAGGCTCCAAGGGTACGGCGGCGACATGATGGTGGCAGAGGACCAGGTCCTTCATGTAAAGCTGTTCCATGGAACGCGTCCACTTTTGATGCTCCATGGCCGAATGAACACCATGCAAGACtcgcgagctcgccggcggagcCGCGCCGCGAAATGACGGCAGAGCGTTGAAGCCTCTTGCAAAGCGTTCGCATCGGACGCCTCTTGCTTAATCGTGACCGTGGGATCTCGATTGGACGGACGCTAGGTACCCAGGGgtgtaaatgaaataccgtccaccccctggcAGTCGCCAACGGCGGCGCGCGAGGCTGGGGAGAGGGTATTCGCCGTCAAATCGACGCTGATAGCCCTGGCCTGGAACCTCAAATCTTCATCACATGGCCTCATTTTCTCAATTGTATCTTCTTTGTCATTCCAATATGTTTCAATTGCTTCGTAGATATGGACAGATGCAATTAATTTGCCTCAGTTTCTTTGGTGTCAAGCATATTTGCAACCACCTAAGTGGTGCAAAGGGCTTCACATTGAAGCTAACAagatattaattattttttttatcaatttcTTCATAAATCTCGTAGGTTTCTGATGTGCTTGCCAGCTTGTCAAACAACACATTAGTTATGTAAAATTTACTATAGAAACTGAAAACATTTTAtatagattctttttttttcttataccCAATTCATTGAAATTCAGTTTTCGCTCatggaaacaaaagaaagacACTGTTTGAAGTAGTTTAAGAGAGATAAATGAATGGCGATATTAAGTTGTGTATATGAATGGTATATGGCATATGTCTACTTGGTCCCCCTATGCTTGAatcctggctccgcccctggGTGGCGGTGAGATAGGACATCGCCGGGCGTGCCCGTGCTATGATGAGGTACGGTGCGAAGCTTCAGATTGGGCGGCATGGCGTCTCCTGCCTCCTCTGCTTCAGGGTGGAGACAACGAAGTAACAGCATGAACGGTTTCAGTTAACATACAGCTTGGTCTGAGATTGTGGGATAGTAATGGCAATAAATCTGCTAAGCTGAATCTCTGAATATTTTCTTCAGACAAGTGAGAACTGCTTAAGTTGATAAAATGGTAGGATCCTCAAATATGGCATTGGAATAGAAACAGATAAAAATGGCACCAAGTTGTGTAAAAAGCAGAGGGACTCTATTAAGGTGTCATAGTGAGCTGCAGAACAACACACAGCTGACCCAAAACCTACATGTCGACAAATTTGTCCTTGGTTATCGGTATCGTAGTCAAAGATGTGCAACTTTGATGTAGTGACTTTGATGTTGCATGATTGCATCTTTTCTTATCTCCCGTCGTCAACAGGTAACAGGAATTATGGAAACATCGGCTACGACGTTCTACGCTGGCCGGTGCACTACTGCAATGGAGTTTAACTTTTAGTAACAATGTAACTTagctgctccctccctccttgtACTCTACATTCGCAAATCTTGTATGCACGAAACTCGCGTATCAATACAAATGTTCAGGCCGGCTCCTTGCCTGCCGTAGTTCCCCTCAAAAACAGGTAACAGGAAAAGATAAAGAGAAATCTGCACATGAAAAGATGCAGAGAAATCTGCGCACAGCACTGCAGTAACCTCTTTGTAATATTAGCTTTGCTCAAAAGTTTCAACCTTAGCGACAATTGTAAAAATGATTCCAAGATTCAACAGTTCAATCTATTTTTAAGGACCTAAATCAAGTTCATTTGATCCAAATACAAACTCAATAATCCTGTAACCAAGTAAACCTCAATTATCGCGCATCAGCCCTTATCTCGCCTCCCCAGAAACATGCTGTACCTTGCTACATGCATTTTATCAACGTGAAACAACGTTAAATCATAAGAAACTTCTTTAGTAGAAAATCCCAGCGGTGGGTTCTTTAAATCGTGATGTGCACATTCCTTTGATGATCCATGTTATGTACATCACACGAAAAAGAAAACATTCTTTATTCACCATTGCTACTCTGTTCGAACCTAAGCTACCTCCCTTAGATCTTCACAGAGTCGATAAATCTTGTTCCTCTACAAAAATGTTCATAGAACCCAGCCAGGTACACCTTGGCTTTGATTTTCCTGTACCGTGCTAGTTGCTTCTCATGTAACAGAGCTGTTGCCGGCTCAATCTCTTTCTCAGGATCCAGGCCATGGAACATAGCCAATGAGATCCTCTCTTTCCCCATGTTTGTGACAACCCTGTGCACTGGGCTCTTGAAGATCCCATTGCTCATTATCTGTGTCCGTAAAGATCATACCAGAGGATCAACAACCAGAATATGCATCATGACAGGTATAACAATGCAGATAATTTTGAATTGTGAGTACCTCCGAGAAGTCTCCTATGTTAACCAACAACCTGTGGGGACTAGTTGGGACATTGTGCCACACGCCATCTCTAAGAACTTGAAGTCCACCAACATCTTTATCCATGAGAAGAATGGTAAGAACACCGCCGTCAGAATGAGGCTTGGCGCCAAAGACAATATCTGGTCTTGGACAGGGTGGGTAGTAGTTGAATCTGGCAAAACTAGGAGCCTTGCCGCTAAATTGGGCAACGATGTAATCTTCGTCAAGTCCTAGAGACTTGGCCATTGCCCGAAGGATACGATCTTTGATTCTCTTGCAGTTCAACGTGTACTTGTGTAAAAGAGCCCTGTATATAGCTTCAAGTTAGTCCAGCTCCAGTCAAACTATTTTAGATTACTGATGCTATCATTTCCAACTTTAGGTACATCACTGACACTCATGATATAAACAAGTAAACGCAATTTATTCTTACAAAATAGACAACATTACCTGAAAGAATTGGGATGTTCAGGCCAATGGACAAGATTCCTCTCATCTTCTGGCTCTACCCTGAGATGAAGTCGGTCCAACCAGTCCAGGATTTGATCCTTGGATGCCACTGGGTCATTTCCATATCCTTCCACCTGGTAATGCTTGCCGTCTATCAAATTACTGCACTTCTGTTTCTCTTCGAGCGGCAGATGGAAAAACTCTCTTGACGCGTTGATCAAATCATCCATCAAAGAAGTTTCTATTCCATGATTATCAATCTGTATATACAACGAACATACACATCATCTCTTGTAATGCAAAAGGCGCAATAAAACTAGTAGCatgcaagaagaacaagaacaagagctgAGAGGATCACCAGGAAGAGCCCCCAGCTCTGCAAGGCCAACCGGAGCTTGCTTCCCTCCTCATCAGCACCATCAGCAGCCAACAGCCGGCTGAGATCAATTACAGGGATGGCCTCCGGCTTCTCAGCACCAACCACTAGGCTGACGGGATGCTGCTGCTCTGGCTGCACGTACCTGCTTGGTGGCTCCTGCACCTTGGCTGCCAGTTCTTGCACTAACATAGGAATCTTCCATGATTCATTCGCCATTAGTGCTCTCGTGGAGTGTTTTCCTTGAATTTATTGCTAGATAGACTTCACTAGCTTACAAGGGGCTTAAGGTCCAACTTCGCTTGGCAAATTGGACTTCTGGAAAGCACAGTTCTAGTTAAGAGTTCTTTTGTTGAAAAAATACTTGGTACATTAGCTTCATTTAGTCACTGTCAAAGAATAGATTAGCTTCATTTAGTCACTGTCAAAGAATAGATGGGCCACCAACCACATACAGGCATTGCTGTCACTATCTGAACCATAGAATATGATAAATAAAATATTGGCTATTAATTCATCTGATGACAGCTTGACAAGAAATTCCAGCTTCAAACAATTTTGCACTAAACCAACTAGATCCATCAGAACTGGAAAAAGGATAACACTACAAGAGTACATGTTTAGTCAATTTTGGATTGAGATTTTTCTCAAGGAATATCAACTTGACAATTAAACTATCATATGACTGAGCGGTACTTCACTTTTGTTTTCCTTTGGCAGAAGGTTTTCAGTACAATTTCTCGTTTTGTCCTCTGCAAATGCACATGCTGCAACAAAATGCTAAGAGCGAGGTGCTTCGAAATTCTCTCCTTTGATGAAAGGTATTTCCATAAAAAAGGATGCTAACTTGGAGCAATGTCCATATACAACAGCAATGTCCTTAACAACCAAACCATCATTAATCTCGAAATTTCCAGAGCCCAGAATTTGGAGCAATTAGTTCAATTCGAATAAATCCACGCAAACTAAATATGATTAACAGACGAATTGACTCAATAGAACGAAACAAAGAATTGAGAGCTAACCTCTCTGTCAGTGGTTGATTTGTTGCTTCAACTGTGCTCCCCACACATGGCACGCAGTTGCTTTTGTGGAAGCACCTTATCTGCACACAAGGGGAATAGGGTTAGCCGAAATCAGACACGAATGGAAGTGATCTGAGCGGCTGTCGGAAATGCTAGAGGCAGGCGGGCAGTTGCAGGGGCGGTGGAAGGCGATGCCCAAAGAGAACTATGAGCGCGCGATGAGCTTGCCAGGCTGCCACTTTTCGGATCTAGGACCGGTGCGCCTCTTATCGCGAAAATTACTGGATTCAATCGctggcaccgccaccgccgacgcTTCCGCCGTACAGGGATCCCAGcgcggcaccgccgccggcgaggagtcGGAGATCGAGATGAGGCGgcacggcggcagcggtggagaATGAGGGGAGAGCCGGAGAGGTTCGCCGCGAATGatttttctttatattttttcttttacaattttGCTGAAATAAATAGCCTATCCTAAAATTTGCACAAATAGATCCTACCGCCGGATCAAACggctaccgccgtttcaactaACCGCCATCTGAAACGACGGGCGGCACACGGATCCGTGGCGGCCACGGGACCCATCGAGTTACCGCAAGATGATACGACGGTAGCTAACGATGAAGTGGTGATAACAGGCCGTCACCGATTCAAACGGTGGGAGTGGAAAGTTATCGCCGCCTGATTCAGCGGTAGGTGGCCTGCCTTTAAAAGCCGCGAAGCGGCCGAGGCCAGGGCGCGCGCTTGCCATTCGGGGCCCAGAGCAACtgagagaaagggagggaagagaggaccgtgagagaagaggaagaaagggagcgaggagaagaaaaagaaagggagggaggagaggagaggagtggAGTAGGGTGGAGATTGAAGCGAAACTCTACCGGATCTTCACTTCGTTTGAGGTATTATTTGAAATCTTGCAGTTTAGCTTAACTCGTAGTTGGTTGATGTAGTAGTTGATATGCTATATAAATGGTGTAGTATTAAGTATTAGATGAAATTTAGGTGTTCATATTAGACATAGACAAATATTAGTTTGTCGATACAGTGGATTTAGGTTAGTTATTTTGattatagtaaaattagtttgttgatttatttagataaatttaagattAATATTATTTTATATAGTTATTCAGAATGTAGGTGTCTTTAGGGTTAGTTCAAATTGTTACATTTAGTAATAATTTTTGGTCATGTCGTGTATATTTTTTGGAATGTAGGCGTGATTAGGGTTAAttaaatttagtaatatttaAAAATGATCTCTCTTGATGTCGTGTATATTGATAGGGTAAAGTAAAATTAATTTGTGGATATATTTAGATAACTCTAAAATTGTTATTATTGGCAATGCACGAGTTAGATCTTTATATAGTTGGTGAAATGTAGGTGTCGTTAGAGTTAGTTAAATTAATAACATTTAGTAATAGTATCTGTTTATGTCGTGTATATTGAAAGGCATGTCggaaagtttatttttccaagtgttctatgatacgggggaggttagatatggttcaaaaggggtagatttgtctaAATTTCAATCGTTCTTCAAACAAAtagcaagagcaagagagaggacttgggcatcaatatgcaactggctatttaaggcttttaatcttgatagagatcaagttgagTTGTCTGTTAGGGATGTAGTGAGGTTTCGAACTGACATAATATTTTAAGAGTTGATGCCGCTTGAAGGAACCTAGAACTGGAGGGTCTATGTAAATGCTTGTACTGAGCGTGGTTTACCGTtgatattgtttgttgaagtgtttCAGAAGATTGGGTCTAACAGTTAGTTGAAAGAAAAAGTTGGAGGTGGGGAAGTTAGAGGCGTGGAAGGTCTGGAGATTACCAATGGGCAAACTGAAAAAGATAatgaagatggggtagaagaaggagatgcagaggatgaagaGGCACCCCATGAGCCAAATGACGAGGCTGATGAAGGGGAACACATCCCTGGATTAGTTGAGTAGGTAGAGAGGTAATGAGAAGAGAACCTTCGTgtcatggatgatgactcgtcggatgaggatgatgctTATCCTATCCCGCAAAACTGGTCAAGTTATGACCATTCTAACCTAATAGTCAATGAAGGAGAAAATATCCCTTGGAAGTATagggagaatgaggtttgtGTTAGTGCTGtgtaccctagtggggatgaggtgaaggcagtTGTGAAGTGATGGTCGACTTTATCTTTGCAATGGTAGTTCAGGTTGGTGAAGAGCAATCCGACAATgtatgatgtgtgttgtgtcaaaagcaattgcacgtttagggtgcacgcatacaaggggaagtggaagAATTACTAGGAGGTGACTTGAGTTGtggagcaccaatgcttgctggatgAATTGCAAGCAcaacaccgcaacctcactgctgattttgttgctcaatacatgtatcctcaaaCAGTGTAGAATCCTATCTATGAGCCCAAGTCGATTATGTGCCATAGTGGAGAAGTTGaagtacaagattagctacCATAAAGCTTACCGAGCCAAGCAAAAAGCGTTAGACATGAAGTGGGGTACATACGAAGCATCGCATGATAACCTCCCTACCCTGTTGTACACCATATGCTAGAGAAATCCAAGAAGTTACTACGACCTGAAAGCCTATCCCTGTGCTAAGAATCCAGGCAAACAGGTTCTGCAGCGGTCATTCTTAaccttgggtccttgcattgaggcttttctGCGATGTcgcccagtcatttgcattgatggcacgtTTTTTACTGGAAGGTATAAAGGCGCAATCTTGACAGCTGTTGGGTCCAACGGTAACAACTAGGTGTTGCCGCTGGCGATCTCCTTTGTGGAGAAAGAGTCTAGAGATAGTTGGTATTGGTTCCTAGATAGGGTTAAGCAGATGATTATGAAGGACGTGGAGGGTGTTTGTATAattcatgatcggcacaaaggcattctacaagcaaAGACCTATATAATAGCAATGTGAAACGTCGCAAGACAGCAgtggccggacttgaagagtaggtggtgcatgaggcatacgGGGGCAAACTTTCATAGCCAATTCAAAAATAAGACCCTTATGCAAATGTTTAAACGCCTATGTACCCAGAATCAAGAGAGAAAATTCAATCTACTTTGGAAGAAACTTAATGAacttacaaagaaacaatccGAAGAGCTAGGTAAGAGGTCGGTAAACAGCAAGGCTGACCACCCTGTGTCTCTGGAGGATGTCGGATTGCATGGTCCAAATGTAAGACGAAGACGGGGTAGGTCCATTAAGAcattctcacagtggattgaacatgagccgaaggaaaagtgggcattactgTATGACAAGGGAAGTGCtaggtggggtataatgactacaaacctagctgaggtgtaTAACTGAGTCTTGCGTGGTGTTTGGGGACTGCCCCTAATTGGTATCGTGGAATTCTTCTTataccgcaccatgaagtacttcAGGGAACGGTACACGGTGGCCAATAAGTCAATGACCGATAAAATTTATGGatacaagatgacagagtacatggagCAGGCAATTAAAAAGGCTTGTAAGCATCGTGTTACTGAAGTGGGTGCTGTTGAACGTCGGTACAAGGCTGTTTGTAGGGACAAAGATTGATTGGGAGGGAGGCACGAGAAGCATATACAGGAGTGCCTCATTACCAATGAAGGATGTGTTTGCTCGTGCTAGAAGCCAAGACTgcttcacaggccttgcacccatgtcattgATGCATGCCTTGAGGCAGGAAGATTTCAGCCTCGTAGGTTCATACCACATTACTTCCTCAAGGAAACTATATGGGCCACTTGGAGGAACGAGGTTTACGGATATCATTTACTAGGAAACTTTATAAATAATTCTAGGAATGTCGCGCGTTACATTCCTGACCCTGATCCAGAAATATTCCAAGGGGTTGAGCGACGCAAGAACAGATGCATCCGGAACAAtatggatcaatctgaagctaGTCCTGAAGTGCGCTTCTGCTCGAAGTGCCATGAAACAGGTCACACGTACAAGAACTGCCTTGCAATGACATATGGAGGCGGGAGTAACCAAGCTGGACCATCAACAGGTGACGCAAATGCTCCAGCACGTGGTCAGGATCGTCGTGCACCTAGGAACAATGACGGCCTTCTGTGATTAATGTATGCAGCACTAGTGATGTGTGTTGTATATTTATGAACTCGTACGTTTCATCAACTTAGTCATATGTAATATAATTCGTCATGTTTGGTCTATCTGGAGAGACTCCAGTAACTCTTATATTGTGGACTGAAAGCTAAGTTGTAATATTAAGATATTTTAATAAATCTATATCCTGTAATATTTCATTTTTGTTGCATTTCAAATAACTCCTGTGCTCTAAATTGTATTTCATTTATGTTGTATTTCAAATAACTGGTATGTGTTGTAAATTGTATTTCAAATATATGTAATTATATTATTTCGTCTCCGTGTCAACCGTATATATTTCATTCGTCATGTAATAATATTATACGTGTTGCAGGTACGGTGGAGGAGCCTAGAGACAGGTATGAGACCCCCCGAGTTGTTGGACCCTCGCGTGGACGCCGCTCACCAATCGTTCATGTTAGCCGTACGGGGTGCCAACCTCGGCACGCTTCGCGCACGTGTGCCGCTTTCGACGATGCCAATCGACGCTTGGTGGATTCCGAGGTACATTTTACTTAGTTTATTCAATTTCAATCGTAACATTGTGttcttttaaataataaatGCTATCCATGCTACAGGTTACGCGCTATGGGGCTCCCCCGATAGCGAGGTTGGTTGAGGGAGACATGATGGACGCAGGAGTGAAGTGCGCGGACAAGGCAACACGTTTCCACTTCGACATATTACTCCTAGAAGCTCTTCTTGACCGTTGGCGGCCtgagactcacacgttccacctcACAGTGGGTGAGATGGCCCCTACACTTCAGGACGTGTTGCTACTGCTAGGACTGCCTTGTGCCGGGAGGGCCGTTGGCGCGTAGAACGTGCCAGTTAGTTGGCGTGAGGAGTTTTTGGAACGGTTTGCCCACATTCCGCGGAACGATCGGGCCTTGTCGTACCGCACCTTCAGCTCCACACACGGACCCACAAAGAAGTGGCTCATGCAGTTTAGCGTTAGTACTTAATTACCTATCTTTTCATTTTGTTATCGTTAAGGTTTGTGAATGTATAAACTAACTTGTATGGTTGTGTAGGTTGACTACATGAGAGTCGCTGCTGCCGATGCCACAGTTGCGAGGCACTTGGAGGCGTACTTAATGTGGTTGTTTGGGTGGATCATTATCTGCACGTCCCAAGGGAACTTGGCACCAAAGCACCTCCTTCCTTATGCGAGGGCTATAGCGGAGGCTCTGCTTGACGAGGTTCCACAGTACAGCTGGGGTTCAGCTGTATTGGTGGCGACCTATAGGGGGCTTTTCACAGGCTGCTGTAAGGTAAACTTGATGGAGCCCATCTTTGTTGGTTGCCCATTGCTTCTTCAACTTTGGTCGTACGAGCTCTTCCCGATAGGTCGGCCACTAATTAACATGGCACCCTACCCGGAGTTGCCTTTCGACCACGACGACATTGACAGACCCACGATGGGGTCGATGTAGTGCTTGAGAAAGGTACAATACTAAACCTACAATTACTTTTCGTACTCATTCATATGTTGCATGCATTGACATTTCGAGTACTAAACCTGATtgtgaaataattttttttagggATCGTGGGTTGGAGTTCATACGAAGAAGTCGTACCTAGACTTTGTCGGGCAGTTCGACGCTCTTGTCGACACCGACGTCAGGTAGACACCTTACACCGCAGCGGACATCCACGCTCGTGCCCCGCATGGGCTGTGTTCATTGTGCCTACGAGACCGGGAGTACTGGATGACGAAGAAGCCACTGGTGTATGACATCCACGTCGAGGAGTATGCGGTACACCATGTCATGAGGCAGTTCCACCGGTACCAAGACTCCCCATTTCCAGTGACTCAAATTGTCCCGGCCGATGTGCACAGGTAAGCCCCATCTAATCATTTTCCGTCTAATAAAGATTTTGCGTTAGTCTAACCCATTGCACGATGGATATGTTAGGTGGACAcgtcagggtggtggtgggcTAGTGATGCAGTAGGGTACAAGGTTGGTTTCGTACGTGGAGATGTGGGCGGACACTTTGTAGGACTTAGTGCAGGAGGACCGTCTACACTTCGACGACGCTTTCACAGTGTACCTGCAGTGGTACTTCCTGAGGACACAGACACACGTCATGCACGTTCCTAGGCATGCACGGTCCACAATATTTCACCTCTATAAGTATGTGTTCATTAGTCTCTCATTTTTCATTCACCAATTGTACTCTAATTCGTCGTACTAACTTACAATTTCGTGACACAGTTTCACAGCACTTCAGAGGAATTAGTGCAAGAGGACCGTCTTCACGTGGACTCCTTGTGGATGAAATAGGTGCGTCATCAATACATGCATTCTATTCCATTACAAATATATATTGAAATTGACAATAACACTACTTGGTTTGATCACAGCGTACACAGACCATGGAGGGACCGATGACGAGTCCGTAGAGGACGAGATCCAGAGGACGAGTACAAACTGGGTGGACTCCTTTTTCAGCTACGACACTGAGGAGATAGGTTCTTTGCAGTTGGGTGAAGCGCCAATGCCTCCAACACAGGGCTATATCCAGAAGTTTACGATACCAGTTGGAGATGCTCCAGGACATTCGGCTTGCGAGGTTGCCCCTCCGGAGCCCTTTACGTACGACCAGCTGTAGACCAGAGCATCGTAGCAGGCCGCAAGACGTGGTCCTGGTGCTGTGCGTCAcaagcgaggacgcatttagtcCATAGGGCCTCTTTATCTTTTGTAGGTTGGTGTAGGCTATGATGTGGACGATGTTGTAGACTATGATGTGTGGTCCTTTGCGGACTATATTATGTAGGTCTGTGCAGAGACTTTTATAGGTAGACCGGTGCAGACTATGATGTCCATAcatgtccttttccttttgctatGCTGGACATGGTCGATGGACCATGTCACTAGCATTCTATATATCAGATGTCCAGGCAATGTTCAAACACACTACTACCACTTCCCCACCCGAATGCAACGCTTGTAGTGAGGTTGCGTCTCCTTCCAAGAAATGTTGTCATGGAgggatgagcaaaatggaatcccaCCATGAAATGAGCGCCCCGAATGCCACTGCGGCTTCCGTGCGTGGTTGCAAGTATGGGAGGATCGAGTACCTagggggaagaaggggtgtaggtacttcaagtgtcccgacattgatgatgattttTAAGGTCAGTCCGTTCATAaacattttaaatatgttttctaTGTACCGGTGCCTAGAACTAATCCGTATAAACATGCAGGCTTGCACATTTATGGAATGGATCGACACTAGGCCTTTAGGGGAGGTGGGCATAATCCCAGTGGTGCTAGAGACCAAAGTCCAATACTATGGTAGGCTGGAAGCGGCTCGAGACACTACATGTCTTGCTCGGCTCGAGCAAGAGCGACGCATCCACCAACAACAAATCCGTTTGAAGGGCAAGGAGGATGAACTACAGAGGCGGTGCGACTTGTTAGGTGCTTGAGAGGCAGCACTGAAATGGCAAGAGGAAGAATTCGAAGCTCGTCAGGCACAactcctccaggaagaagaacaacagaagaagatgaagaagcaggagggagaatgttcctccaaaacAGCGAGGATGGGGAAACTTCCCCGGTTCACCCAGTAGAACATTAGTTGTGATCCacca
Above is a genomic segment from Setaria viridis chromosome 4, Setaria_viridis_v4.0, whole genome shotgun sequence containing:
- the LOC117851658 gene encoding protein SRG1 gives rise to the protein MANESWKIPMLVQELAAKVQEPPSRYVQPEQQHPVSLVVGAEKPEAIPVIDLSRLLAADGADEEGSKLRLALQSWGLFLIDNHGIETSLMDDLINASREFFHLPLEEKQKCSNLIDGKHYQVEGYGNDPVASKDQILDWLDRLHLRVEPEDERNLVHWPEHPNSFRALLHKYTLNCKRIKDRILRAMAKSLGLDEDYIVAQFSGKAPSFARFNYYPPCPRPDIVFGAKPHSDGGVLTILLMDKDVGGLQVLRDGVWHNVPTSPHRLLVNIGDFSEIMSNGIFKSPVHRVVTNMGKERISLAMFHGLDPEKEIEPATALLHEKQLARYRKIKAKVYLAGFYEHFCRGTRFIDSVKI